The following DNA comes from Candidatus Atribacteria bacterium ADurb.Bin276.
CAATGCTTTACTCGTGGTCATATACATGCTCCGTTAGAAGAGGTTTATTTCATTACCTCCGGAAAAGGAATAATGGAGATAGACGGAGAAAAATTTGAAGCAGAAGCCGGTGACGTGGTATATATCCCTTTTGCTAAATTTCATCGAACTGAGAATCCTTATCATCTTCCCCTTTCTTACGTATGGATAACCATCAATAAGGAAGGTTGATATCATCATGCCAGAATGTTTTTTCCTGGTTGTAGATATCGGTACCGAGAGCGTGAGAGCCGCTCTGATTGATAGTTTGGGTGCTATTGTTGGTATTCAATCCCGGTCTACAGATTTTTTTTCACCTCATCCTGGCTGGGCTGAACAAAGACCTGATGAGTGGTGGGAATTAACCATAGAATGCCTCAAACAACTCATGGTTGAGCATCCCGGCATTGAAGTTGTAGCGATCGGGGTCAGTGCCCAAATGCATGCAGTGGTTCCAATTGATTCTCGTGGGACTTTGTTGATGGATAAGGTCCCAATCTGGTGTGATAAACGTTCAACCGATATATGCCAACAATACCAAAAAGAGTTATTACCCAAAGAACAGATTCAGTTAACTGCCAATCTCATCATACCGAGTTGGACTGGCCCCAAAATGAAATGGATTAAAGATAATCTTCCTCAGGTCTATCAACAAACTGAAATTTTCCTAACGGCGAAAGATTACCTAAACTTCCGTTTTACTGGTGAAAAATATACTGATTTTTCGGAAGCATCAGGTAGTTTTCTTTTTTCCTGGAAAACGAAACAATGGGATAATGAACTGATTAAGATGTTTGGGATTGATAAATTGAAACTTCCCGAAATTTTACCTTCAAATGCGATAATTGGTAAATTACTTCCAGACATCGCTGCTCAAATTGGCTGCCAACCTGCTATCCCGGTGATTTGTGGAGCTGGTGATATGTTGTGTCTCCTTTTAGGAGGGGGAATGGTTCGAGAAGGGCGTTCCTGTGATGTAACCGGAACTGCTGCTGATGTTTCGGTGTTGAGTCCAAAACCACTTTTGACCGAACATTTGATGAATCTCCACCACGCTATTGATGGTTGGATTAGTTTTGGAATTTTGGATAGCGGTGGTGGTAGCTTAAAGTGGTTTCGAGAGGCTTTTTATCATCAGGAAGATGGTAGAAAAATGTCCTATGCTCAGATTGATGATGAAGCCAGTGATGTTCCAGCTGGTGCTGATGGCTTATTATTTTTTCCTTATTTAATGGGGGAGAGACTATTAGGTTCTCCCTCGGCACGGGGTAGTTTTTTTGGTTTGCGCCCTCATCATCAGCGAAAGCATTTTGCTCGAGCAGTCATGGAAGGGGTTTGTTTTGATTTAAAAATGAGCTTGGATGAGATCGAAGAGCGGTATTCAGGAACTATTGAAGAAATGTCAGTGATAGGAGGGGGCGCCCGGAGTTCTTTATGGTGTCAGCTCAAAGCCAATATCTATCAAAAAAAAGTATTTACTCTGGCTGAATCCGAAGGTGGAATCATCGGAGCGGCTTTGTTGGCTTTTTCTGCCCTAAATGGAGAGCCGGTCGATGAGATAGCTGAAAAGTGGTTAAAAGTAAAACAGGTTTACGTTCCCGATGAATCGCGGTTTGATGAATATCAAAAGCAGTATAAAAATTTTCGGTTGTTCCACGATATTTTCCAACAGGCTTATCTTCATTTTGGAAAGGAGAACTAAAAGTGCAATATTATCATTCTTTTATAAATGGAAAATGGGAAGAAGGAGAAGGTTCTTTTGAGGTTACCAATCCGTCCAATGGTGAAGTTATTGCAGCTGTTTCTAAAGTGACGCTCAATCAGATGAAAAATACCATTGATGGTGCTCATGTTGCTTTTAAAATTTGGTCAAAAAAGCTCGCCGTTGAAAGAAGTCGGTTGCTTTTTAAAGCAGCGGAAAAAACGAGGGAAAAAGCTGCCGAGATCGGTACGATCTTAGCCAAAGAACAGGGAAAGGCTATCAAGGATGCCGAGAAAGAGATTATCGGAGCAGCTGATTGTTTAGAATATTATGCTTGTTTAGGAGTAAACATTTTAGGCGAGGTTCCACCCCCAAATGCTTTGAGTTTGCGAAGTATTGCCCTTCGGCAACCAATAGGAGTTGTGTTTGCGGTTGCTGCTTGGAATTATCCGGTTAGTCTTATTTCTTGGAAAGTTGCTCCAGCTTTAGCTGCTGGTTGTACAGTCATCATCAAACCATCTCGAGAAACACCACTTTCCACCATTGAGTTTGTGCGAGTTTGTAATGAAGCAGGATTACCAGCCGGAGTTTTAAACGTAGTAAACGGTGAAAATGCCCTGATTAGTAATGAAATATTTTCTAATCCATTAGTGAAATTAGTAGCCCTCACTGGTTCAACCAAGACCGGAAAAGAATTTATCAAAGCTTCTGCTCATACCGTTAAAAGACTGATGTTGGAATTGGGTGGGCATTCTCCCTTTATCGTTTTTGCTGATGCTGATTTGAACCGAGCCGTTAAAGATGGTGTTAAAAGAGCCTTCCGAAATACTGGTCAAATCTGTAATTCAGTCAATCGAATTTTTGTTGAAAAAAGTGTATATGACCAGTTTGTGAAGAATTTTGTTGAAGGGACCAAAAAAATACGTATCGGTGATCCCTTTGAGGATCCAGTTCCTGACTGTGGACCAATGGTCAATCAATCCGGTGTGAAAAGGATGGAAGAATTCATTCAAGATGCGAAAACTCATGGCGGTCGAATTGAATGTGGTGGAAAGAGACCAGAGGATCCAAAATTCAGCAAAGGGTGTTACTTTGAGCCAACAGTTATTACTAATGTTACACCGTCAATGAAAATCATGATGGATGAACCCTTTGGACCGATCGTTGCTATCGATTCTTTTTCCAGTGTTGAGGAAGCGGTTATTAAAGCTAATAACACTCGGTATGGTTTAGTTGCCTATGTATATACCAGCGATATCAAGAAGGCTGGATGGGTCGCAGAAAATCTGGAATGGGGAAATGTGGCCATAAATAATATTAGTCCGGACAGTTTGTATGCACCTTATCCGGGATGGAAAGAAAGTGGGATTGGTTTAGAACTCGGTCATTATGGACTTGACCAATATTTAGAATGGAAAAATATCAAAATAGAAATTTAGTTGAAAGTCAGTTATAAGCTTTTAATTGCTGGTATTTTTATACCAATGATTGGAAAGCAAAATACAAAATCTTAAAAAATACTCGGAGGTTTTTTAGCCGGGTTTATCTCAGGATAAAAGGGGGTGATGGGTTATTCATTAGGACCCTGTGTGATTATGAGGGTGTGAATGATTTTATGTTAATGAATTAAGGAGGTAATACCATGGGAAAAGGTTATAAAGGAATTGTTTGGTTCGTAGTGGCTATACTCACCATTATTGGTTTGTCAGGCATGGTTCTCGCTCAGGATCAACCCTATGCTGGAACCACTATTACCATTATTACTTGGGATACGGCGACTGCTCGTGCTATTGAAAAATTGATTCCAGAGTTTGAAAAAGCAACTGGAATGAAAATTGATTGGAACGTATTTGCTGAGCCGGTTCTTCGAGAGAAAGTTATTGCTGACTTGGCAGCAAAGACTGGTGCTTATGATATTTTCTTGCTCGATGGATGGCAAACTGCTCGTTATGCTCGAGCTGGATATGTCGCCGAACTGGATGATTTGTTAGCCAATAAAAAGTCGGAATATTACTGTGAAGATTTCGCACCCATTTACCTCGATGCCTTGCGTTATGATGGGAAACTGTGGGGTCTTCCCTATTATGGCCATGTTGGAATCATGATGTATCGCAAAGACTGGTTTGAGGAAAAAGGAATTACAGTTCCAGTGAATACCGATGAATTGAT
Coding sequences within:
- the xylB_6 gene encoding Xylulose kinase, giving the protein MPECFFLVVDIGTESVRAALIDSLGAIVGIQSRSTDFFSPHPGWAEQRPDEWWELTIECLKQLMVEHPGIEVVAIGVSAQMHAVVPIDSRGTLLMDKVPIWCDKRSTDICQQYQKELLPKEQIQLTANLIIPSWTGPKMKWIKDNLPQVYQQTEIFLTAKDYLNFRFTGEKYTDFSEASGSFLFSWKTKQWDNELIKMFGIDKLKLPEILPSNAIIGKLLPDIAAQIGCQPAIPVICGAGDMLCLLLGGGMVREGRSCDVTGTAADVSVLSPKPLLTEHLMNLHHAIDGWISFGILDSGGGSLKWFREAFYHQEDGRKMSYAQIDDEASDVPAGADGLLFFPYLMGERLLGSPSARGSFFGLRPHHQRKHFARAVMEGVCFDLKMSLDEIEERYSGTIEEMSVIGGGARSSLWCQLKANIYQKKVFTLAESEGGIIGAALLAFSALNGEPVDEIAEKWLKVKQVYVPDESRFDEYQKQYKNFRLFHDIFQQAYLHFGKEN
- a CDS encoding Cupin domain protein; amino-acid sequence: MEIDGEKFEAEAGDVVYIPFAKFHRTENPYHLPLSYVWITINKEG
- the gabD gene encoding Succinate-semialdehyde dehydrogenase (NADP(+)) GabD — translated: MQYYHSFINGKWEEGEGSFEVTNPSNGEVIAAVSKVTLNQMKNTIDGAHVAFKIWSKKLAVERSRLLFKAAEKTREKAAEIGTILAKEQGKAIKDAEKEIIGAADCLEYYACLGVNILGEVPPPNALSLRSIALRQPIGVVFAVAAWNYPVSLISWKVAPALAAGCTVIIKPSRETPLSTIEFVRVCNEAGLPAGVLNVVNGENALISNEIFSNPLVKLVALTGSTKTGKEFIKASAHTVKRLMLELGGHSPFIVFADADLNRAVKDGVKRAFRNTGQICNSVNRIFVEKSVYDQFVKNFVEGTKKIRIGDPFEDPVPDCGPMVNQSGVKRMEEFIQDAKTHGGRIECGGKRPEDPKFSKGCYFEPTVITNVTPSMKIMMDEPFGPIVAIDSFSSVEEAVIKANNTRYGLVAYVYTSDIKKAGWVAENLEWGNVAINNISPDSLYAPYPGWKESGIGLELGHYGLDQYLEWKNIKIEI